The genomic DNA CGCACGTCAAAGCCGTGAAAGGCCGTCTGAAAGGCGATCTGTGATCCCAGCACGCCACTGCCGCACACCGCGACGGTCTTGATGGTCATGATTGGTCCTCCTGGCTGTCTGGCCACGGTCCCGCGCTGTCGAGAGGGCTTCCTACTCCGCTCCATGCCGATCGTAGTCGAGAAGAGCCCAGGTTCATCGGTTATGGAATAAGCGGTTAAGCCGGCCCGTCCCCCGGTGCCGTACGGTGCCATCAGTCTGGGCTTGCGGGTTCTGGCCTTGGGCTGCTCGGTTGCTGGGTGCTTTTGTGGGTAAGGGGAAGGGAACGGCGTTGACAGTGTGAATGCTGGGGCAGGCTCAACCTGCACGGTCTCTGCCCCCTATCGCGCCGGAGTTCAGGGGGCGCTCAAGACCCGCAGCCTCATGCTCTGGTTACACTGCCGCGCATGAAGTGGCTGAACGTCCTGCTGATCTTCCTGCCTGTCGCGGTCTTGCTGGAGATCACGGGCGGAAATCCCACCCTGATCTTCATCAGCGCGGCCCTCGCCATCCTGCCGCTGGCGGGAATCATGGGAAACGCCACGGAACAGCTCGCCGTGCGCGCCGGTTCGACCGTCGGTGGTCTGCTGAACGCCACCTTCGGCAACGCCACGGAACTCATCATCGCCTTCTTTGCGCTTCAGGCAGGCAAGCTGGACGTCGTCAAGGCCAGCATCGTGGGCTCAATTCTCGGCAATCTCCTGCTGGTCATGGGGGCTGCCGCGCTGCTGGGCGGCCTAAGGCACAGGGAGCAGCGCTTCAACCTGAAGTCGGCCGGGACCATCTCCAGCCTGCTCGTGATCAGCGTCCTGGCCCTGATGATTCCCACCATCTTCGACCTGACGGCGCGGGCCGTGGCTCCCCAGCAGGTGGCCGCCCTCGACGTGAATCTCAGCGAGGCCACCGCCGCCGTCCTGATCTTGGTTTATCTCGGCTACCTGTACTTCACCCTGGTCAGTCACCGCGATATCCTCTCCACCGCCGACGACGACGAGGCCCAGGGCGAGCAGCAGGGCACCCTCTGGAGCGTTCCCCGTGCCCTGGGGGTCCTGGC from Deinococcus terrestris includes the following:
- the cax gene encoding calcium/proton exchanger, with the translated sequence MKWLNVLLIFLPVAVLLEITGGNPTLIFISAALAILPLAGIMGNATEQLAVRAGSTVGGLLNATFGNATELIIAFFALQAGKLDVVKASIVGSILGNLLLVMGAAALLGGLRHREQRFNLKSAGTISSLLVISVLALMIPTIFDLTARAVAPQQVAALDVNLSEATAAVLILVYLGYLYFTLVSHRDILSTADDDEAQGEQQGTLWSVPRALGVLAAATVAVAVMSEFLVSTLEEATAALGLSEFFVGLILIPIIGNAAEHAAAVMFALRNKMNLSMTISLGSTVQVALLVAPLLVLAGLVVGQPMNLVVTPLELVAIFGAVIISNSVVRDAETNWLEGLLLLSVYAILALAVFFYPVS